The Branchiostoma lanceolatum isolate klBraLanc5 chromosome 1, klBraLanc5.hap2, whole genome shotgun sequence genomic sequence AAAGATGGAAGCTCGATATCTATTCGCCTACGTTGTTGTGCTTGCCACAGTCTGTACCGTCTGTACGGGTTACACCAAGTCTAAAGACGATTTCCTGAACATGACGGATCAGCGCGGCTGCAACAGGTGCTGCCGGGGTTTTCCTGGAGCGGCAGGACAGCCGGGCATCCACGGGCGGGACGGCGTCCCCGGCCGCCCAGGGGTGGTGGGGAAGGTCGGTAAACCCGGGAAGCGAGGAGACCGCGGGTACTCGGGAAAGCCGGGCCCTGCAGGGCCGGAGGGACCACGTGGACCATCGGGACGGCCCGGGGGGAAGGGCGAGCGAGGCCCGGCCGGATCGCTGATGCAGCCGCAAAAGGTCGGGTTTTCGGCAGCGCGGATGTCGGACTTGGGAGACGCCAACAGACCGGTGATCCTCACCTACGAACACATCTTCGTCAACCAGGGCGGATtcttcaacaacaacactgGCCAGGTAAGACGGAGCCTGTTAGATAATAACACTTGCCAGGTATTAAGGAAGGGGTTTGTTCTTTAAGAACAACACTAGCCAGGTAATACAAGGCGCAcctttcctaaccggggcccgaccgggctgtttaatagtgggaacgaaaagtataataACTGACAGTGTATAAAAAAgaccacaaaacatacaaaaaaaaatattttttttaaggtTGGAGGAGGAGGGGTGGCGTtcattaacaataacaacatgttTATGTACGGATATAAGGGGCTTCTTTGATAACAGCACAGGTCGGATAAGTGATGGATAGCTTCTTCAATAACCTATTCAGAGGTTCAAAATATTTAGGGGTGCCTTCAGCAAGAACACTGTGCAGATAAGGTGGGGCGTCTTCAACAAAACTGTCTATGTGAAGTATCTTTCTCAACCGGTTCTTTATTGGCAGCACATTTCGATGATGCCGCCATATCATCCGAAGCCCTTGGTAACGGGGGACGATGTCGGAAGCGCAATTTCTTCTTTCATAAGAAAGGAATGTCCTAGAAATTTGAAGTCATTACGGGCGTGAAAATCAAAGGGAGTTATAGTTtttggcgtgtgtgtgtgtgtttgtccggATTTTGTTGCCAGCTTAACTCAAGAACCTAAGGG encodes the following:
- the LOC136435713 gene encoding complement C1q tumor necrosis factor-related protein 5-like; translation: MEARYLFAYVVVLATVCTVCTGYTKSKDDFLNMTDQRGCNRCCRGFPGAAGQPGIHGRDGVPGRPGVVGKVGKPGKRGDRGYSGKPGPAGPEGPRGPSGRPGGKGERGPAGSLMQPQKVGFSAARMSDLGDANRPVILTYEHIFVNQGGFFNNNTGQFLCGVSGTYFFTFHVYKRSGQYETFVRLVHNFLPVVAVHEGDNDDRYDGVSNSVLLRLQRGDRVWLEMPAGFFLYSNALDKLTSFSGFLLFSD